From one Gossypium hirsutum isolate 1008001.06 chromosome D08, Gossypium_hirsutum_v2.1, whole genome shotgun sequence genomic stretch:
- the LOC107900869 gene encoding heavy metal-associated isoprenylated plant protein 39 isoform X1, whose amino-acid sequence MKKIVLKLDLHDDKAKHKALKTVSTLSGIDTIAMDMKAQQLTVIGTVDPVNVVSKLRKNWSTTIVSVGPAKPPEKEEPKKEEPKKEEPKKEEEPKKEEPKKEEEPKKEEPKKEEEPKKEEEPKKEEEKQPQPPAQQQPQLLPPPDPVLELVKAYRAYNPQMTTYYYVQSMEENPNACVIC is encoded by the exons ATGAAG AAGATTGTGCTGAAGTTGGATTTGCATGATGATAAAGCCAAGCACAAGGCTCTAAAAACAGTCTCGACTCTTTCAG gaATTGATACCATTGCCATGGATATGAAAGCACAGCAATTGACAGTGATTGGAACAGTTGACCCTGTGAATGTGGTGAGCAAATTGCGCAAGAACTGGTCGACCACTATAGTATCGGTAGGGCCAGCAAAACCGCCGGAGAAGGAGGAGCCGAAGAAGGAAGAACCCAAGAAAGAGGAGCCCAAGAAGGAGGAGGAGCCGAAGAAAGAAGAACCCAAGAAGGAAGAGGAGCCAAAGAAAGAAGAACCCAAGAAGGAAGAGGAACCCAAGAAGGAAGAGGAgccaaagaaagaagaagagaaacaGCCACAGCCACCAGCACAGCAGCAGCCACAGCTGCTGCCACCACCGGACCCTGTCTTGGAGCTTGTGAAGGCTTACAGAGCATACAATCCTCAAATGACCACTTATTACTATGTTCAAAGCATGGAAGAGAATCCAAATGCTTGTGTTATCtgctaa
- the LOC107900869 gene encoding heavy metal-associated isoprenylated plant protein 39 isoform X2, translating into MKIVLKLDLHDDKAKHKALKTVSTLSGIDTIAMDMKAQQLTVIGTVDPVNVVSKLRKNWSTTIVSVGPAKPPEKEEPKKEEPKKEEPKKEEEPKKEEPKKEEEPKKEEPKKEEEPKKEEEPKKEEEKQPQPPAQQQPQLLPPPDPVLELVKAYRAYNPQMTTYYYVQSMEENPNACVIC; encoded by the exons ATGAAG ATTGTGCTGAAGTTGGATTTGCATGATGATAAAGCCAAGCACAAGGCTCTAAAAACAGTCTCGACTCTTTCAG gaATTGATACCATTGCCATGGATATGAAAGCACAGCAATTGACAGTGATTGGAACAGTTGACCCTGTGAATGTGGTGAGCAAATTGCGCAAGAACTGGTCGACCACTATAGTATCGGTAGGGCCAGCAAAACCGCCGGAGAAGGAGGAGCCGAAGAAGGAAGAACCCAAGAAAGAGGAGCCCAAGAAGGAGGAGGAGCCGAAGAAAGAAGAACCCAAGAAGGAAGAGGAGCCAAAGAAAGAAGAACCCAAGAAGGAAGAGGAACCCAAGAAGGAAGAGGAgccaaagaaagaagaagagaaacaGCCACAGCCACCAGCACAGCAGCAGCCACAGCTGCTGCCACCACCGGACCCTGTCTTGGAGCTTGTGAAGGCTTACAGAGCATACAATCCTCAAATGACCACTTATTACTATGTTCAAAGCATGGAAGAGAATCCAAATGCTTGTGTTATCtgctaa
- the LOC121220352 gene encoding uncharacterized protein, whose translation MSTSIGLILVNQKEDESLKEYIKHFHMASLNIKNLEDQKAIDAFIMRLLSDFYERAHKLEEAEEIKRSTRSFHWKDRQARHFAPSSPSSLACHSASSPLMQTVHLASYTSGEPYMRAGHCLHTTNISPTLRAIRAGCTPASSPYYLHPNKNPSLVLVTPPLSSSNYHHWSRTMRMALLSKNKLQFVDGSIPAPSHIDPLFSAWERCNNMVISWLNHSITPFIFNSVLWIDKASDIWIDLRERFSQDDLCRISDLQEEIYAFKQDDKSDYVIHFLKGLNDSFSAVRSQILLMDPLPSINKAFSRVIQQERQFNITSSKSFLSNTIIFANDSSMKSQSSTSSSIYVDKRWCTFCQRPRHTIDTCYKKNGYPSGDKPRAPISRAHNVVSDDIDDSLEDSKPVAAFPAGDSSHSFGSSVNLPQEQYDQLLALLQASSLATKPTTSSPSHVTNHIMTDPTSSFSLAASDGNIFTPSSSVKFSFWIVDTGATDHITHSLSSFTFFKRIKPIFVTLPNGSKVSAHFSGTVIFNDHLCLTDVLYIPQFSFNLLSVTKLTSNLPCCFTFHASHCTIQGLPS comes from the exons ATGAGTACTTCAATAGGCCTAATATTGGTCAATCAGAAGGAAGATGAGTCTTTGAAAGAGTATATAAAGCATTTTCATATGGCTTCATTGAATATAAAAAACTTGGAAGATCAAAAGGCCATTGATGCTTTCATCATGAGGTTGTTGAGTGACTTTTATGAAAGAGCTCACAAGCTCGAAGAAGCAGAGGAAATCAAAAGGTCAACTCGTTCTTTTCACTGGAAAGATAGGCAAG CTCGCCACTTCGCTCCTAGTTCGCCATCTTCGCTAGCTTGCCACTCTGCTAGCTCTCCACTCATGCAAACTGTGCACTTGGCGAGCTATACATCAGGCGAGCCTTACATGCGAGCTGGACATTGCTTGCACACCACCAACATCTCGCCCACCTTGCGAGCTATACGTGCAGGGTGCACACCG GCTTCCAGTCCTTATTATCTTCATCCCAATAAAAATCCTTCACTGGTTCTTGTAACACCTCCTCTTTCTAGCTCGAACTATCATCACTGGTCCCGCACTATGCGTATGGCACTATTATCCAAAAACAAACTCCAATTTGTTGATGGATCTATTCCTGCTCCTTCTCATATCGATCCTCTATTTTCTGCTTGGGAGAGATGCAACAATATGGTAATTTCTTGGCTTAATCATTCCATCACTCCTTTTATTTTCAATAGTGTTTTATGGATTGATAAAGCCTCAGATATATGGATCGATCTTCGTGAACGTTTTTCACAAGATGATCTTTGTAGAATCTCTGATCTACAAGAGGAGATTTATGCTTTCAAACAAGATGACAAATCT GACTATGTGATTCATTTTTTGAAGGGTTTGAATGACTCTTTTTCCGCTGTGCGATCTCAAATACTTCTAATGGATCCTCTGCCTTCTATTAACAAGGCATTTTCTAGAGTAATTCAACAGGAACGACAATTCAATATTACCTCCTCTAAATCATTTCTTAGCAATACTATCATATTTGCtaatgattcatccatgaaatcacAATCTAGTACTTCATCTTCTATATATGTTGACAAACGTTGGTGTACCTTTTGTCAACGGCCTCGGCATACCATTGACACATGTTACAAAAAGAATGGATATCCCTCTGGTGATAAGCCTCGTGCTCCCATTTCTCGAGCACACAATGTTGTTTCTGATGATATTGATGATTCATTGGAAGATTCTAAACCTGTTGCTGCTTTTCCTGCTGGTGATTCTTCTCATAGTTTTGGTTCTAGTGTTAATCTCCCTCAAGAGCAATATGATCAGCTGCTTGCCTTACTTCAGGCCTCTTCCCTAGCCACTAAGCCCACCACATCTTCTCCATCTCATGTTACAAACCATATCATGACTGATCCTACATCATCATTTTCTCTTGCTGCTTCCGATGGTAATATTTTCACCCCTTCTTCTTCTGTTAAATTTTCCTTTTGGATAGTTGATACTGGTGCTACAGATCATATTACGCACTCTTTATCTTCTTTTACCTTTTTTAAACGCATTAAACCTATTTTTGTTACATTACCAAATGGATCAAAGGTTTCTGCACATTTTTCTGGCACTGTCATATTCAATGACCATTTATGCTTAACTGATGTTCTTTATATTCCTCAATTTTCATTCAATCTCTTATCTGTTACAAAACTCACCTCTAACCTGCCATGTTGCTTCACTTTTCATGCTTCTCATTGTACTATACAAGGTTTACCATCCTAG